One genomic window of Medicago truncatula cultivar Jemalong A17 chromosome 1, MtrunA17r5.0-ANR, whole genome shotgun sequence includes the following:
- the LOC25484089 gene encoding UDP-glucuronic acid decarboxylase 1, producing MKQLHKQQSLNHRREEEMGSETPPYSPKSMKHTRTLPRSINYLLREQRLLFILVGILIGSTFFIIQPTLSRISPPEAGLFLPRSGLVRFNTGNEGASLRVGRIPAGIGGRRLRVVVTGGAGFVGSHLVDKLIGRGNDVIVIDNFFTGRKENLVHLFGNPRFELIRHDVVDPILLEVDQIYHLACPASPVHYKYNPIKTIKTNVMGTLNMLGLAKRIGARFLLTSTSEVYGDPLEHPQKETYWGNVNPIGERSCYDEGKRTAETLAMDYHRGAGVEVRIARIFNTYGPRMCLDDGRVVSNFVAQAIRKQPLTVYGDGKQTRSFQYVSDLVNGLAALMDGEHVGPFNLGNPGEFTMLELAQVVKETIDSSATIEYKQNTADDPHMRKPDISKAKELLNWEPKVPLREGLPLMVSDFRNRILNEDEGKGMR from the exons atgaaacagtTACACAAGCAACAAAGCTTGAATCacagaagagaagaagaaatggGAAGCGAAACTCCACCATACTCACCAAAATCAATGAAGCACACACGAACCCTCCCCAGATCGATCAACTACCTCTTACGAGAACAACGTCTTCTCTTCATCCTCGTCGGAATTTTGATCGGTTCAACTTTCTTCATCATTCAACCCACGCTTTCACGCATAAGTCCACCGGAGGCCGGTTTGTTTTTACCTAGATCTGGGTTGGTCCGGTTCAACACCGGCAACGAGGGTGCATCCCTTAGAGTGGGGCGGATTCCGGCGGGAATTGGTGGTCGGAGGTTGAGAGTGGTGGTTACCGGTGGTGCTGGTTTTGTTGGAAGTCATCTGGTTGATAAGTTGATTGGTAGAGGGAATGATGTTATtgttattgataatttttttactggTAGGAAAGAGAATTTGGTTCATTTGTTTGGGAACCCTAGGTTTGAGTTAATTCGTCATGATGTTGTTGATCCGATTTTGCTTGAGGTTGATCAGATCTATCATCTTGCCTGTCCTGCTTCACCTGTTCATTATAAGTATAACCCTATCAAGACAATC AAGACAAATGTGATGGGTACACTTAATATGTTGGGGCTAGCAAAGAGAATTGGGGCGAGGTTTCTTTTAACTAGTACTAGTGAGGTATATGGTGATCCTTTGGAGCATCCTCAGAAAGAGACTTACTGGGGGAATGTTAATCCAATTG GTGAGAGGAGTTGTTATGATGAAGGAAAGCGAACTGCCGAGACACTTGCTATGGATTATCATCGAGGTGCTGGCGTTGAG GTTCGTATTGCCCGAATCTTCAACACATATGGACCCCGCATGTGTTTAGATGACGGGCGTGTTGTTAGCAATTTTGTTGCACAG GCTATACGCAAACAACCATTGACTGTATACGGTGATGGGAAGCAAACACGAAGTTTCCAATATGTCTCTGATTTG GTTAATGGGCTGGCAGCTTTGATGGATGGTGAACATGTTGGACCTTTCAATCTGGGTAACCCAGGCGAGTTCACCATGTTAGAGCTTGCTCAG GTTgtcaaagaaacaattgattCAAGTGCTACAATAGAGTACAAACAAAATACTGCTGATGATCCACACATGAGGAAACCAGATATTAGCAAAGCAAAGGAACTGCTAAACTGGGAACCAAAAGTCCCACTGAGGGAAGGTCTGCCTCTCATGGTTAGTGATTTCCGGAATCGGAttttgaatgaagatgaagGGAAAGGAATGAGATAA
- the LOC25484091 gene encoding protein SODIUM POTASSIUM ROOT DEFECTIVE 2 encodes MKRMDIFCASQASTAICLSMEQASCSSSNTIQLGGKVIDRHNPIINDSRRSTSKTITAPCSSSQLPIDPKKKTTSSSSSSKPIGQNMKNGAKVYEQKKKSTEENVTNSYSSKTIDSILKRRLVKPNSDSITPHGSTRSLLSDTTFLDGSSDYDSSLVLTKVDDKKDQVVGQNEANPASKSGSSSQVVVLRVSLHCKGCEGKLRKHISKMQGVTSFNIDFAAKKVTIVGDVTPFSVLASISKVKNAQFWPSLGSDTKETKFI; translated from the exons ATGAAAAGAATGGATATCTTCTGTGCTTCACAAGCCTCAACAGCAATATGTCTTAGCATGGAACAAGCTTCATGCTCCTCTTCAAATACCATTCAACTTGGAGGCAAAGTCATTGATCGCCACAACCCTATTATCAATGATTCAAGAAGAAGCACTTCCAAGACTATCACTGCTCCATGTTCTTCTTCTCAGCTACCTATTGACCCCAAGAAGAAAaccacttcttcttcttcttcttccaagcCAATTGGACAGAACATGAAAAATGGAGCTAAAGTTTATGAGCAAAAGAAGAAAAGCACAGAGGAAAATGTCACTAACAGTTACTCTTCTAAGACGATTGATTCCATTCTGAAAAGGAGATTGGTTAAGCCAAATTCTGACTCAATTACTCCACATGGTTCAACTAGATCTTTGCTCAGCGACACAACTTTTTTAGATGGCTCTTCAGATTATGATTCTAGCTTGGTATTAACTAAGGTTGATGATAAAAAGGATCAAGTTGTTGGTCAAAATGAAGCCAACCCTGCATCGAAATCGGGCTCCTCAAGCCAG GTTGTGGTATTGAGGGTTTCTTTGCATTGCAAAGGGTGTGAAGGGAAGCTGAGGAAACACATCTCTAAAATGCAAG GAGTTACCTCCTTCAACATAGATTTTGCTGCAAAGAAGGTGACAATAGTTGGGGATGTGACTCCATTTAGTGTGTTGGCAAGCATATCAAAGGTGAAGAATGCACAATTTTGGCCATCACTTGGATCTGACACCAAAGAAACCAAATTCATCTAA